A genomic stretch from Hydrogenimonas urashimensis includes:
- a CDS encoding ParB/RepB/Spo0J family partition protein, whose amino-acid sequence MAKINLEKFKSNAKSALSKKETHGIFKEQGEKLETIPLSSLEKGVVIRLFEKEPASLVRSIKEQGQLEPIIVRKKGERYEILDGYRRVAAAEKLGRADISAEVVEAEAEEAPFMPYILNAPESFDLIEVVHYLHRLKKEFGFDDETIEKRTGLKVADYRELFFETEGAEGVLDAFNRHFEGLLKRYFRVIHGELDIEKGGVRLKLRIDGQEADEATKAEIYRFIYRLSRL is encoded by the coding sequence ATGGCGAAAATCAATCTGGAAAAATTCAAAAGCAATGCCAAAAGCGCACTGTCGAAAAAAGAGACGCACGGGATTTTCAAAGAACAGGGAGAGAAACTGGAGACGATTCCGCTCAGTTCTCTCGAAAAAGGGGTCGTGATACGACTCTTCGAAAAAGAGCCGGCCTCTTTGGTGCGATCGATCAAAGAGCAGGGGCAGCTGGAACCGATTATTGTCCGAAAAAAAGGGGAACGATACGAGATTCTTGATGGATATCGCAGGGTCGCCGCCGCCGAAAAGTTGGGACGGGCGGATATCTCGGCGGAAGTGGTCGAAGCGGAGGCGGAAGAGGCGCCTTTCATGCCCTATATTCTCAACGCCCCGGAGAGTTTCGATCTGATTGAAGTCGTGCACTATCTGCACCGGCTCAAAAAAGAGTTCGGTTTCGACGACGAGACGATCGAAAAAAGAACGGGCCTCAAGGTTGCCGACTACCGTGAGCTCTTTTTCGAGACGGAAGGGGCAGAAGGGGTCCTTGACGCGTTCAACCGACATTTCGAGGGTCTACTGAAGCGATATTTCCGCGTCATTCATGGAGAACTCGATATCGAAAAGGGAGGGGTGCGTTTGAAGCTGCGCATCGACGGCCAAGAGGCAGATGAGGCAACAAAAGCGGAAATTTACCGATTTATCTACCGATTGAGTCGATTATAA